The DNA window GCTTTTAAGTGAAACTggcttattaattttttaatgctaGTGCATGCCAACAATAAAGAATCCAGTGACTGTTGATACGGTTTGTGCCACTGTCTCGACTAATGCTAAGGCACCAGCAATTTTGCCCTCCTTTTCCTTTGTACCATCAAGTGTCAGCTCAAGTGTCCACACATTGAAAAAGGTCAATAACATACTGGTATTATTTTGAAGAGTCATGACCTCACTGCCCCCTGGAAGTATCCCACTTTCAGTGTCCACAGCTCCTCTTGCATAGAGGAATGTTTCAGCAGGAAGGTCTGGGGAAGGGTGACTGCTTTGGCAAGAAATGAAAGAGCCAGGCTTTATGTGATGACAGCAGAGATGGAGAACAGGGAGGGAATGAGAAATGTTGCAGAGGTTATACAGATAAGATTTGGCATTAGAAAGGCAAGTACGAGTtgaaatttactgaggttttcagcctgagtgactgaatgggATGGCAATGCCAGTAACCAAGGTGATGACTAGGGAAGAGGAGCCCCGGGTTATGATGGGAAATGATATTGCTTGCACTATGAGAGAAGAATCTGCATAATTCTCCCATCTTTTGGAAAAGGATGGGTTCTAGTACcgataaaaatgaacaaagcacTCTTGGCTGGGCCCGTGTAGCAGCCTAAGATGTGCTTTGTATTGATAACAAATGATGGCTCTTGGAACCCCAGCGTATTCTGTGTTGATGAATAAGACTCTTGTGTCTGTGCTTCCTATCagcctgttttctctttctgtttctaggAATGGTGCAAAAGCTGGACCAAAAACTGCCAGTGGCCAATGAGTACCTGCTGCTTTCTGGAGGAGTCCGAGAAGGTGTGGTAGACCTGGACTTAGATGAGCTTAATGTCTATGCCCGAGGGACGGACTATGATATGGACTTCACTCTCCTGGTGCCAGCCCTTAAGCTGCATGACCGTAATCAGCCTGTGACACTGGATATGCGCCACTCAGCCTTATGTCACTCTTGGCTGAGCCTTCGGCTCTTCGACGAGGGGACGATCAGTAAATGGAAAGACTGCTGCACCATTGTAGATCACATCAACGGTGCCACCAACTACTTTTTCTCTCCAACCAAAGTGGCTGACTGGTTCTATGACTCCATCAGCATCGTCCTCTCAGAGATACAGAAGAAACCCCAGAGAGGGATGCCAAAGgtggaaaaagtggaaaagaatGGGACCATCATCTCCATCATTCTGGGTGTGGGGAGCAGTCGCATGTTGTATGATATTGTCCCAGTGGTCTCCTTCAAAGGTTGGCCGGCAGTGGCCCAGAGCTGGCTCATGGAGAACCACTTTTGGGATGGGAAGATCACTGAGGAAGAAGTCATCAGTGGGTTTTACCTGGTGCCAGCTTGCTCCTACAAGGGAAAGAAAGACAATGAGTGGCGGCTGTCCTTTGCCAGGAGTGAGGTGCAGTTGAAGAAGTGTATCTCCAGCAGCCTCATGCAGGCCTACCAGGCCTGCAAAGCCATCATCATTAAACTCCTGTCCCGGCCCAAGGCTATCAGCCCCTACCACCTGCGGAGCATGATGCTCTGGGCCTGCGACAGACTTCCGGCCAACTACTTGGCCCAAGAAGACTATGCAGCCCACTTTTTGCTGGGCCTCATTGATGACCTGCAGCACTGTCTGGTCAACAAGATGTGTCCCAATTACTTCATCCCTCAGTGCAACATGCTGGAGCACCTGTCTGAGGAGACAGTCATGCTCCACGCGCGGAAGCTCTCCTCGGTCCGCTCAGACCCAGCAGAGCACTTGCGCACAGCCATCGAGCACGTCAAGGCAGCCAACCGGCTGACGCTGGAGCTCCAGAGGCGAGGGAGCACCACCAGCATCCCCTCCCCGCAGTCCGATGGAGGGGACCCCAACCAGCCTGATGACCGTCTGGCCAAAAAACTGCAGCAGCTAGTGACTGAGAATCCGGGGAAGTCCATCTCTGTCTTCATTAACCCTGATGATGTCACAAGGCCCCATTTCAGAATTGATGACAAATTTTTCTGAGCATTTTTgctgcctttttttgttttgctctggTTCTAAAACTCTCATAATACGTAGTGTGGTTTGTGATGCTGTCTTtcaggggttttttttgtttgttttttgtttttttttacatatcCAGCCTGGATTGGATCTGTTAAGAACACATCTTAAGTTTCCTGGTTCTGCAGGATGGTGCAGACTCTGAAACAGTATATTACTATTTCATATTCTGCCTCTGATTTTGCTGTTTACTTTTTGtagttattgttttgttttggtgtttgttttttttttaaggagaactTGAGCCATAGATGAAATGCCCATGAATTATCtcccttctttctgttttatactttGTGCAGAATTGCTGATGGGAGTGGGGAATCTCTCTTCCTGAAACTTCAGGAttctatgttttattttgcttttctttgtgtttatttttttttaatgagtgttCATCACTACAGATATTTGAAAATCATCTGAATCTGGAAACTACCTGGTACGTTAGCTGGATTTGTCGATACTTTTTTCGACCAGTGGCCAGGGTAATTTCTCCCTCTCTGCCAAACAGTGTAGACTTTGAAAGTGATAATGCTACAAATTATGTTTGGAGCAACTTCATTGAATGTAATTGTCCTCAAATCAGAACTTTGGATGGTTTGGAAGGGTGTCTTTGACAACTTTCCAAGTAGAATTAAGGTTTCCAAATGGTAGTTTTAGTGTGTGTAATTATTTGAAGCCTTATTTAAATCCTGTTAATGAACATACCATTACAATTGTTATTTGCACTAATGAAATCTTTGCCATTGTCGGAGTTCCAATGCGTGTGTTTCAGTATAAATTGACATCTACTGTTGAAATGCTGTCATTTCTTCATTTAGCTCATTCTCTTAATCAATAGAATGATTCTTTGTGTTTGTTTAGTTCTCCTTTATGTGGGTTCCTATTTTGTCCTCTTTGAATTTCCTGGTTCCTGTCTTACTGAGAGAAGTTTTTCAAGTTTTATACCTGCTGAGTGACTTTATCTGAAGCTGGGGAAAATGTATGATTGATAAAGTAGTTGTCTTTGTATGtatagttgatccttgaacaacacaggtttaaaCTGCGTGgattcacttatatgcagattttttttcactaaatgtgTTAGTTGAATGTATGGGTTTGGAACCATGAATAGAAGGTCCACTATAAAGTTATATATGGATATTCAACCTCACAAGGTCAGTGTTCCTAACCCCCACATTATTCAAGGGTCAACCATATTTCTTTTGACATTATAGGGTTAAGCTTTTTTGTAGAGTCTCTTTGGTTCTTCTGAGAGTTTTGAgaaaaactagaaggaaaaatgaatattaatcCCCAAATAGAAGATACCATGCCAATTCAAAAGCAGATTTTGCCATAGAGCAGGAACCAGGAAATAACTGAGTGGAAGCCTTGGTGTAGAGGTGTCCTGTCTTTAAGAATGAAAGTACTTGCCAGGTTTAGGTGCTGCAAGGCACCGGTTCCTTGTTTTGGTATGGACTCATTTCAAACTGTAGTGTTTGGGAGGCCAGGGGCCTGCCCATCTCTCAAAGGATTACTGTGCTGTCTACTGTTGGAAAGGTCAAGCAACACTTTGATCTTGAATGTCCAGTCTCACGGGGTAGATTTTGGCCAATTGAAATCAGGCATATGCAGTCTTGGTTTTTGCATGGGAATTATTGTAATGcttatgaatgaaaatgaaatcattcaaccatcttaaatcaaacaaaagtaataataaaagaaacatacTGGCCTTggagttttgttgttatttgttaGTTTGTAATCTGGAAACTTTTCTTATTAGTAATACCAGTAGTAATTTTCAGTAGATATAGTCCTGGGCTTGCTGTTGTCTTTCAGGCCAGATGTCTCTATGTAGTGAAAATCCAAtgtccagtcttccctgtctccaattttcttgctgGTATCTACCTATCATCCACATAATCTATGTCCTTCTCAGGAAATAACTTCATCCCCAGCTCTGGACATGCACCCTGATTGATGTAGGCCAATCAAGATAGCCATTTCCCTGATCACAGTCATTAGTTACGGATTGGGCATACAGTGCCATCTGTTCCATTCAGGGACATGCTTGCGATTCTAGTTTTGGATGCTGGGACAGCAACATGCACCCTGGATGTGGAAGAGGAAGCACTTGGCTTTGCTATCAGTGAGTGCCATGAACCTAGGGCTCTTCAGTCAGACATTCTTAAAGGTGAGTAGAAACGAGAGGTAGTCTGGTACCTTTTCTTGTCTGAAACATAAGCAAATCACTGACTTCTGTCCTGAAGCCCTGAAGACTGGTTAAAATAATCTCTGTTTCAAGTACGGTATAAAATGCCTTAAGGCAGAGGTTATCAATGTAGTATTACTTACATCTGCTTCTTTAGGTTGTGGGAATTTATGAGCTATAACTCAACAGGATTTAAATTCTCTGATGGGACCTGTTTTCACATATCTGAAGAATAGATTATTTTGGACTCGATGGCTTTCTTAGCTGAAGTGGAAGTAAGATGCAAGTAACGATTGGTTTCAGAGTGGATGGAGCCAAACAGgaccagtcatttaaaaaataaaaacatccctGAAATTCCTGTACAGAGTTATTTCCGGGAAAATGAGAGGCAGGTATATGTGGCTAATTTTACTTTCCAGTGCAGTTGCTTCTGGGGCCAGTTGAAGAGCCCCTATGACTGACCAACGCCTTGTCAACCACGCACACACTTGACAGCACAAAAGGAACTGGATGTTTCTTTAAGGTGTTTTGTAACACTTACTGGGAGGATTAAGCCCATTGTCTGGGCACAGGTGAGTATTGATTATTTGATATCAGATCATTACCTTGCTGAGAAAAATTTCCTGACTTGAAGTTCAGCCTTGGACAGGATGGCCTGGCTGGGAAAGTGAGGCTGTGCTTGGCAGCAGCTGCTGGGTCAGGGGGCTTCAGGGCCGCTGCTTCAGAGCTTGGCGGTTGTCCTCGGGAAGGCACTGAACTCCATCTGATAAGCTTAATCTCCAGAACCTCTTCCTTTGAGTCACCCAAGGGACTACTTGTGTGGCTATTCTACTTCCCATCTGGTCAGTATTTGGGGTTGAGGAAAGGCTCCCCATGTTCTAATCTGCAGGTAAACCTTTTTACCATTAAATGGAGCTCTTACTACTACTTGGACTAAAGGAAGGGGATGGACATCATTTCCTCTTCCTGTTATGTTATTAAtatcatataaatacatatgtattaataGTTTCAAACTGATTTAATCCAGTTAGTTATTGGTCCTCTCTGAGAAAAATAGCCAGTTTAGAAAATGTACCTCTTAGGCTGTAATTTCCTCAAATAGGTAAAAAATGTTGTTTAGATTAATATTCTCCAATGGAGAACTAGTTGCAACATGTCCTAAGTTCTACCTTCTGTTAATTAATTGCAAaaatcttttttcactttttacagAAAACATACATTATACATGGAAGAAATCAAGCTATAAAAAATTTAactaattttgtttctttctgtatgCCCATTTTATAATGATAGCCTATTAGCAGTGAGTTCAAAAGTAGCATGTTTGATAAACTACAACTTTGCCATATGGcacttaatttttataatgttgTATGACCCTTGctaagtttgaaagtgaaaatgaaagtgttggtcactcagtggtgtctgactctttgcaatcctatgaactgtagcccaccagactcctctggccatagaattcttcaggcaagaatactagagttggttgccatttcattctctaggggatcttcctgacccaaggatagaacccgggtctcctgcattgcaggtagattctttaccatctaagtcactaGTTTTGAACCCACAGTCGGGTCCTGACATTCATCAAACTCTAGAGAGACTATATACCTTTTGGTGTCTGTGTGGTTTGGGATAATGAGGaaatttcagaaaactcaaatgttagtatgttcagttcagtcactcagtcgtgtctgactctttgcaaccccatgaatcgcagcacgccaggcctccctgtccatcaccaactcccggagttcacccaaactcatgtgcatcgagttggtgatgccatccagctatctcatcctctgtcgtccccttctcttcctgcccccaatccctcccagcatcagggtcttttccaataagtcaactcttcacatgaggtggccaaagtattggagtttcagcctcagcgtcagtccttccaatgaacacccaggactagtctcctttaggatggactggttggatctcctttcagtccaagggactctcaagagtcttctccaacaccacaattcgtcTCCCATATTAAACAATTATTGCTCAAAGACCTTTAAAGACACATTGAGCCTTAATTTGGCATAGCAGGTGggataaaaatatttgcattttagacCACATTCCGTCTCTTTTTTAGGATGAATGGATTTGTAATGTGACTTGGGAAAGGTGGGCACATTGATACATTTTTCTTCTGTCATCTTCTGTTCCAACAGTTTATCACAGAAGCTTAAGGTGGCTAAGTGTGAGTAGAAGCATAAACTTTACATCCTTATCCATAAAATGCAGAATTGAGGTTGTTCCCTTCTTTTCTGGCTTTCACAATCTAAGATTGGCTGTTTCCAAAataatctgaatttcagatttaTAAATCCACCTATTTACACACAGAGTATTCTTTTCtacagaatataatttaaaagatcTTATTAATTGCACCAACATCTATGG is part of the Bos indicus x Bos taurus breed Angus x Brahman F1 hybrid chromosome 1, Bos_hybrid_MaternalHap_v2.0, whole genome shotgun sequence genome and encodes:
- the MB21D2 gene encoding protein MB21D2 isoform X1 encodes the protein MKMAAPTASKAASLGCNNKPAFPELDFRSGARVEELNKLIQEFTKHDQREYDDQRALEIHTAKDFIFSMLGMVQKLDQKLPVANEYLLLSGGVREGVVDLDLDELNVYARGTDYDMDFTLLVPALKLHDRNQPVTLDMRHSALCHSWLSLRLFDEGTISKWKDCCTIVDHINGATNYFFSPTKVADWFYDSISIVLSEIQKKPQRGMPKVEKVEKNGTIISIILGVGSSRMLYDIVPVVSFKGWPAVAQSWLMENHFWDGKITEEEVISGFYLVPACSYKGKKDNEWRLSFARSEVQLKKCISSSLMQAYQACKAIIIKLLSRPKAISPYHLRSMMLWACDRLPANYLAQEDYAAHFLLGLIDDLQHCLVNKMCPNYFIPQCNMLEHLSEETVMLHARKLSSVRSDPAEHLRTAIEHVKAANRLTLELQRRGSTTSIPSPQSDGGDPNQPDDRLAKKLQQLVTENPGKSISVFINPDDVTRPHFRIDDKFF
- the MB21D2 gene encoding protein MB21D2 isoform X2 codes for the protein MVQKLDQKLPVANEYLLLSGGVREGVVDLDLDELNVYARGTDYDMDFTLLVPALKLHDRNQPVTLDMRHSALCHSWLSLRLFDEGTISKWKDCCTIVDHINGATNYFFSPTKVADWFYDSISIVLSEIQKKPQRGMPKVEKVEKNGTIISIILGVGSSRMLYDIVPVVSFKGWPAVAQSWLMENHFWDGKITEEEVISGFYLVPACSYKGKKDNEWRLSFARSEVQLKKCISSSLMQAYQACKAIIIKLLSRPKAISPYHLRSMMLWACDRLPANYLAQEDYAAHFLLGLIDDLQHCLVNKMCPNYFIPQCNMLEHLSEETVMLHARKLSSVRSDPAEHLRTAIEHVKAANRLTLELQRRGSTTSIPSPQSDGGDPNQPDDRLAKKLQQLVTENPGKSISVFINPDDVTRPHFRIDDKFF